From the Cloacibacillus sp. genome, one window contains:
- a CDS encoding GntR family transcriptional regulator, with protein MTNNHESILFEDIYLSLKQDILWLRLKPREFLTESFLAEKFETSKTPVRQALLRLSYDGLVTVFPRRGYCVSEISLDDIQEMHEYRYILENTCLLKAIERIHADELAHLDSLSYKDRLYYENEPPRFAKKPEKVERDSQFHIYLAELGGNRIIYEQLVKTLEKLQRLMLCAAEEEYMTKGLDEHHQLVLLIRDKKTKAAQELLHHHINEVYEHCADLNNINKIF; from the coding sequence ATGACAAACAATCATGAGTCAATCTTATTCGAAGACATTTATCTTTCTCTTAAGCAGGATATTCTATGGCTCCGTCTTAAGCCCAGAGAATTTCTCACTGAATCATTTCTTGCAGAAAAATTTGAGACAAGCAAAACTCCAGTCAGACAGGCTTTGTTACGTCTTTCGTACGACGGCCTGGTAACTGTTTTTCCACGCAGGGGATATTGTGTCAGCGAAATCTCTCTGGATGATATTCAGGAGATGCATGAATATCGATACATCCTTGAAAACACCTGCCTTTTAAAAGCTATTGAAAGGATCCATGCGGATGAATTAGCTCATTTAGACAGTCTCTCGTACAAAGACAGACTTTACTACGAGAATGAACCCCCTCGTTTTGCAAAGAAGCCGGAAAAGGTTGAGCGGGACAGTCAATTCCATATTTATTTGGCCGAGCTTGGCGGCAACAGGATCATATACGAGCAGCTTGTAAAGACACTGGAAAAACTCCAGCGGCTTATGCTTTGCGCCGCAGAGGAAGAATACATGACAAAGGGACTGGACGAGCATCATCAACTTGTCCTTCTTATTCGTGACAAAAAAACAAAGGCGGCGCAGGAACTGCTACATCATCATATAAATGAAGTTTACGAACACTGCGCTGATTTAAATAATATCAATAAAATTTTTTAA
- a CDS encoding trimethylamine methyltransferase family protein: protein MYIGKRYYSKDSSYQAFGADEAAQVHAASCRVLQEQGMLLKHEEARELLKKAGATVDGEKVYLSASLVEDALKRLPSRVTLFDRNGEPAMYLEGRNVYYGSGSDTVNLLDFESRGRKLWTKNDVENAVKICDYLPNIDFIMSMGIMSDIPFEMNTREQYRAMINNSIKPHVVVADNAGDLEDIFKMYIAVRGSAEALKHKPYAVVYNEPTSPLLHSYEAIDKLMLCARYSVPTNYAAGSMAGATTPISAAGTVVLNNAECLFGMVIHQLVNPGAPFVYGFGNSPMDMRTLQCCYALPLAIQIQSGMCAMAHYYNLPCWGEAGDGCSKICDEQAVEEATQFIQMAALQGCNLTHDVGYLDFGLSYSLELLLISDDIIARTKEVMAGVEISESTLSVDEIKQAGFNGNYLRCASTRKAAKEGWRSDLGDYMTFDNWSKGGSFSMGERAHKKVLEIVAEYKPQPLSESVDAEIAAIMDSGYRNITKK from the coding sequence ATGTACATCGGAAAAAGGTATTACAGCAAAGATTCATCTTATCAGGCATTTGGCGCGGATGAGGCGGCACAGGTGCATGCAGCAAGCTGCCGTGTTCTTCAAGAACAAGGAATGCTCCTGAAGCACGAAGAAGCAAGAGAATTGTTAAAGAAAGCTGGCGCAACAGTTGATGGGGAGAAGGTCTATCTGAGCGCCTCTCTCGTTGAGGACGCCTTAAAGCGGCTTCCGTCTCGCGTAACGCTCTTTGACAGAAACGGGGAACCTGCCATGTACCTTGAAGGCAGAAATGTTTATTACGGAAGCGGCTCAGACACAGTAAACCTTCTTGATTTTGAAAGCCGAGGAAGAAAGCTGTGGACAAAAAATGATGTCGAGAATGCGGTAAAAATCTGCGACTACCTCCCAAATATCGACTTTATTATGTCGATGGGAATTATGTCCGATATTCCATTCGAAATGAACACTCGAGAACAGTATCGCGCTATGATCAATAACTCCATCAAGCCGCATGTAGTGGTGGCCGATAACGCGGGCGACCTTGAAGACATTTTCAAAATGTATATTGCAGTAAGGGGAAGCGCAGAGGCGCTCAAGCACAAACCTTATGCGGTCGTCTACAACGAACCGACGTCGCCTCTGCTGCACTCGTATGAAGCTATTGACAAACTGATGCTCTGCGCAAGGTACAGCGTTCCAACGAACTACGCGGCGGGCAGCATGGCGGGCGCAACTACGCCGATATCAGCCGCCGGCACGGTGGTACTCAACAACGCTGAATGCCTTTTTGGCATGGTCATCCATCAGCTTGTCAATCCTGGAGCTCCCTTCGTTTACGGCTTCGGAAATTCACCAATGGATATGAGGACGCTCCAGTGTTGCTACGCGCTTCCACTAGCGATACAGATACAGAGCGGAATGTGCGCCATGGCGCATTACTATAATCTGCCCTGCTGGGGAGAGGCCGGCGACGGATGCTCAAAAATATGCGACGAACAGGCGGTCGAGGAAGCGACGCAGTTCATTCAGATGGCGGCGCTACAGGGATGCAATCTGACCCATGACGTAGGCTATCTGGATTTTGGCCTCAGCTATTCACTTGAACTGCTTCTTATCTCCGACGACATCATCGCAAGAACAAAAGAAGTGATGGCTGGCGTGGAGATCAGCGAGTCAACGCTCTCCGTTGATGAAATCAAGCAGGCCGGCTTCAACGGCAATTACCTAAGATGCGCTTCCACCAGAAAGGCTGCAAAAGAGGGTTGGCGCAGCGACCTCGGAGATTACATGACTTTTGACAACTGGTCCAAGGGCGGTTCCTTCTCTATGGGTGAGCGTGCCCATAAAAAGGTGCTGGAGATCGTAGCAGAATATAAGCCTCAGCCGCTTAGTGAATCTGTCGACGCTGAAATCGCTGCAATTATGGATTCAGGGTATAGAAACATCACTAAAAAGTAA
- a CDS encoding BCCT family transporter → MKSIRPFAFFPPFILLIIAAIFSLVAGMQNEAHTVEVMSNMFNMALDKFGWLYASAALVICLLTIYLACSRYGDIKFGGNDAKPEFTYWNWFAMTLCAGIAIGIVFWGVAEPIMQFQDPPKSFGIAPFSEAAARFSLAQIFLEWTFTPYAMYCVCGISCAYAFYNLKEPKTISSAFIPIFGDRVRGKGGEILDAFIIFALVGGVVTSLGEGVLQVASGLDSQFGIPSSRLSWGIISLIMVVIYTISSYTGINKGIRILSDINGKLFFFLLGFVMIVGPTIFNINIGLEAFASYIETFFSRHLFLAPVSGDPFPRYWTLFFFAIWYAWAPVTGMFLARMAYGRTVREFVVMNMLLPAAFGAIWFTFFGGTAMHMEIVQKLGIAKILNDSGVEAAMFAFLNFLPLAKIMVPIFFVVIVLSFSTAADSMTSTVALMCTKQDAVQEGEEAPAPIKLAWGILMGFIAWIVITFAKIDGLRMVVTLAAAPAALVVILQAASSYIMLKGHYKNEASEKAACATAKSSQVMEAPVNSAK, encoded by the coding sequence ATGAAGTCTATAAGGCCGTTTGCATTTTTTCCACCATTTATCCTGCTGATAATAGCCGCAATATTTAGTCTAGTCGCCGGTATGCAGAACGAAGCGCATACTGTCGAGGTAATGTCTAACATGTTCAACATGGCACTCGACAAGTTCGGCTGGCTTTACGCCTCCGCCGCGCTCGTCATTTGTCTTCTCACGATTTATCTTGCCTGTTCGCGCTACGGAGATATAAAATTCGGAGGCAACGACGCAAAGCCGGAGTTCACTTACTGGAACTGGTTTGCTATGACGCTCTGCGCTGGTATAGCGATAGGGATTGTATTCTGGGGAGTGGCTGAACCTATCATGCAGTTCCAAGATCCCCCGAAATCGTTTGGCATTGCGCCATTTTCTGAAGCCGCGGCACGTTTTTCGCTTGCACAGATTTTTCTTGAATGGACATTCACACCTTATGCGATGTACTGCGTATGCGGCATTTCCTGCGCTTATGCCTTCTACAATTTGAAGGAACCTAAGACAATCAGCTCCGCCTTCATTCCTATTTTTGGAGACAGGGTGCGCGGTAAAGGCGGAGAGATACTTGACGCTTTCATCATCTTCGCGCTTGTCGGTGGCGTTGTGACCTCCCTTGGCGAAGGCGTTCTGCAGGTTGCAAGCGGTCTGGACTCACAGTTTGGCATTCCGTCCTCAAGGTTGAGCTGGGGCATAATCTCGCTTATCATGGTAGTCATCTACACTATTTCCAGCTATACAGGCATCAACAAGGGAATACGCATCCTCAGCGATATCAACGGTAAACTCTTCTTTTTCCTGCTTGGCTTTGTGATGATAGTCGGACCTACTATTTTTAATATAAACATCGGCTTGGAAGCATTCGCAAGTTATATCGAGACATTTTTCAGCCGCCATCTTTTCTTGGCACCTGTCAGCGGAGATCCGTTTCCCCGTTACTGGACCCTATTCTTTTTCGCGATATGGTACGCATGGGCTCCAGTCACAGGCATGTTCTTGGCTAGGATGGCTTATGGACGCACTGTAAGAGAATTTGTGGTTATGAACATGCTCCTTCCAGCCGCATTCGGCGCTATATGGTTCACCTTCTTCGGAGGCACGGCCATGCACATGGAGATAGTACAAAAGTTGGGCATCGCAAAGATACTGAATGATTCAGGAGTAGAAGCGGCAATGTTCGCGTTCTTGAATTTCCTGCCGCTGGCAAAAATCATGGTACCTATCTTCTTCGTAGTCATCGTGCTCTCGTTTTCAACTGCGGCGGATTCAATGACCTCGACAGTAGCTCTTATGTGCACGAAGCAGGACGCGGTTCAGGAAGGTGAAGAGGCGCCCGCTCCTATAAAGCTGGCATGGGGCATTTTAATGGGGTTCATCGCATGGATCGTTATAACCTTCGCTAAGATAGACGGACTGAGGATGGTGGTAACGCTGGCTGCGGCGCCGGCGGCCTTAGTAGTTATCCTTCAGGCGGCATCTTCATATATAATGCTCAAGGGGCATTATAAAAATGAAGCGTCCGAGAAAGCGGCCTGCGCCACTGCAAAAAGCTCCCAGGTGATGGAAGCTCCTGTAAATTCCGCAAAGTAG